From a single Sinomonas atrocyanea genomic region:
- a CDS encoding carbohydrate kinase family protein has protein sequence MGMNGSDGVSTPRNQDEPVYDVFLAGPVFMDIVFSGMRHAPVLGTETWAEVMGSCPGGIANIAVALSRLGLSTSLATAFGDDAYGDFCRDSLELAEGIELSRSVRMTGRHTPLTISLAYDGDRTMVSHGHINEHPEVTDDLPVARAVFVSLGSGKETRWLAQAKAGGARVIANSGWDDTGQWDLTTMEDLPLVDVFVTNEVEALLWTKTADAACAATRLADNVGLAVVTRGAAGALAVDAATRTVTEVGGIGTPAIDPTGAGDVFVAGLMAGFELGCTVREALTIGAVAAGLSVQRIGGSLSAPVGDELRTWYEGHDERGQHRFESDYGFLQELFPPTRQVRRTRRAVPTVGFRPNTADYSSR, from the coding sequence ATGGGAATGAATGGATCCGACGGCGTTTCCACCCCTCGGAACCAAGACGAACCGGTCTACGACGTCTTCTTGGCGGGGCCGGTCTTCATGGACATAGTCTTCTCGGGGATGCGGCACGCGCCGGTCCTTGGAACTGAGACCTGGGCCGAGGTGATGGGATCCTGCCCGGGGGGAATCGCAAACATAGCTGTTGCCCTCAGCAGGCTTGGCCTGTCGACCTCCCTTGCGACTGCATTCGGCGACGACGCATATGGCGATTTCTGCCGAGACAGCCTCGAACTCGCCGAAGGCATCGAGCTCAGCAGATCCGTCCGTATGACCGGCCGTCACACCCCGCTCACCATCTCGCTCGCCTACGACGGCGACCGCACCATGGTGTCCCACGGCCACATCAATGAGCATCCCGAGGTCACCGATGACCTTCCCGTGGCCCGCGCAGTATTCGTCTCCCTCGGCTCCGGAAAGGAAACACGATGGCTGGCACAGGCCAAGGCAGGCGGGGCTCGAGTCATTGCCAACAGCGGATGGGATGACACCGGGCAATGGGACCTCACCACGATGGAAGACCTCCCGCTGGTCGACGTGTTCGTCACGAATGAAGTGGAAGCGCTCCTGTGGACGAAGACCGCTGACGCCGCATGCGCCGCCACGCGGCTTGCCGACAACGTAGGTCTTGCCGTCGTCACTCGCGGGGCTGCCGGCGCCCTCGCTGTCGATGCGGCCACCCGTACCGTCACCGAAGTTGGCGGGATCGGAACCCCCGCCATCGATCCCACTGGCGCCGGGGACGTGTTTGTGGCTGGACTGATGGCGGGCTTTGAGCTCGGATGCACCGTGCGTGAAGCACTCACCATAGGCGCGGTAGCAGCTGGTCTCTCCGTGCAGCGTATCGGCGGTTCCCTCTCGGCCCCTGTTGGAGACGAGCTGCGAACTTGGTACGAGGGGCACGACGAGCGCGGACAACACCGATTCGAATCGGACTACGGTTTCCTCCAGGAGCTGTTCCCACCCACCAGGCAGGTGCGACGCACGCGACGGGCAGTCCCCACTGTAGGCTTCCGTCCGAACACAGCTGACTATTCAAGCCGATAG
- a CDS encoding DeoR/GlpR family DNA-binding transcription regulator, with the protein MIPDRRHDEIIKMLTQRGSLTLKEVVDELGVSEATARRDINRLAEAGRLVRAYGGAVIKGPAEVPFTYSDSTDRDEKQRIAQAAAELVSDSDTVVLDIGSTVLELSRLLAGRPITVITSNLAVFEVMKGADRTELILLGGQFRRNYLSTVGFLAENAMRQLHADIAFLGTSGITKAGRVLDTTPVEVSVKQQMIESSERVVLLATQRKFPGTGLRVVCGPDRVSTLITSAGTPDDYLLEFRRSGTAVMKVS; encoded by the coding sequence ATGATTCCCGATCGGCGGCACGACGAGATCATCAAGATGCTCACCCAGCGCGGGTCGCTGACGCTCAAAGAAGTAGTAGACGAACTCGGAGTCAGCGAGGCGACGGCGCGCCGCGACATCAATAGGCTGGCGGAGGCCGGGCGGCTTGTCCGAGCCTACGGTGGGGCGGTCATCAAGGGCCCGGCCGAGGTTCCCTTCACCTACTCTGACAGCACGGACCGAGACGAGAAGCAGCGGATAGCACAGGCGGCGGCCGAACTTGTCTCCGACTCGGACACCGTAGTGCTCGATATCGGCTCCACTGTCCTGGAACTGTCCCGGCTGCTGGCCGGGCGACCGATCACTGTGATCACGAGCAACCTTGCTGTGTTTGAGGTGATGAAGGGCGCCGATCGCACGGAACTGATCTTGCTGGGAGGGCAGTTCCGCCGGAACTACCTCTCGACGGTCGGGTTCCTCGCCGAGAATGCAATGCGCCAATTGCATGCCGACATAGCCTTCCTCGGCACTAGCGGGATCACGAAGGCCGGAAGGGTGCTGGACACGACGCCTGTCGAAGTTTCGGTGAAACAGCAGATGATCGAGTCGTCGGAGCGAGTGGTTCTCCTGGCCACCCAGAGGAAGTTCCCAGGCACGGGGCTGAGGGTTGTCTGCGGGCCCGACAGGGTCTCCACACTCATCACGAGCGCGGGGACCCCCGACGACTACCTGCTTGAATTCAGGAGAAGCGGGACCGCCGTGATGAAGGTCTCCTGA
- a CDS encoding 6-phospho-beta-glucosidase, with protein MKLAILGGGGFRTPYIYRELLRDDVPFVEEVVLFDIDERRLHAMRAVLAQLRDPRRDAPRITTTTDARIAIAGASFVFAAIRVGGLEERRCDEHIALDLGVLGQETTGPGGIAFAIRTIPVMLSYARLVKELAPDAFFLNFTNPAGIITEALQSVLGDRVVGICDTPSGLIRRVAALLDVHPTEVSAEYVGLNHLGWLRAINYDGHDLLPELIADDTRLNALEEGQVFGLDWVRALGAIPNEYLFYYYFNREAVRSLLNAPFSRGDYLARSQQELFARLDREPGMAARLWFEAVSDRNASYMAEARGGMQREDGSSEEDLLEKGYAGVAIGVMRAIVQGQSATMILNVRNGSTIAGLPDDAVIEVPASVDSMGVHALPAAAPDLDQLGLMQQVKAVERHAIAAAVHGDRSEALKAFALHPLVDSVSVGTHLLAGYLERIPGFAAAPAV; from the coding sequence ATGAAGCTGGCGATCCTGGGCGGTGGCGGCTTCCGCACGCCCTACATATACAGGGAGCTGCTGCGCGACGACGTACCTTTCGTCGAGGAGGTGGTGCTGTTCGATATCGACGAGAGGCGGCTGCATGCCATGCGCGCTGTCCTCGCGCAGCTGCGCGATCCGAGACGGGACGCCCCTCGAATCACCACCACCACCGACGCCCGCATAGCCATAGCGGGCGCATCATTCGTCTTCGCGGCCATAAGAGTCGGCGGCCTCGAGGAACGCCGTTGTGACGAGCACATTGCCTTGGACCTCGGCGTACTGGGACAGGAAACGACCGGGCCGGGGGGCATCGCATTTGCGATACGCACCATACCCGTCATGTTGTCCTACGCCCGGCTCGTCAAGGAGCTGGCTCCCGATGCCTTCTTCCTCAACTTCACCAACCCTGCCGGCATCATCACCGAAGCGCTGCAGAGCGTGCTCGGGGACCGCGTAGTCGGGATCTGCGACACCCCCTCCGGCCTGATCAGGCGGGTAGCAGCGCTTCTCGACGTCCACCCCACAGAGGTGTCCGCCGAGTATGTGGGCCTCAACCACCTGGGCTGGCTGCGGGCAATCAACTATGACGGCCATGACCTTCTGCCGGAGTTGATCGCGGACGACACCAGGCTGAACGCACTGGAAGAAGGCCAGGTCTTCGGCCTCGACTGGGTGCGCGCCCTCGGGGCCATACCGAACGAGTACCTCTTCTACTACTACTTCAACCGGGAGGCGGTTCGATCACTCCTGAATGCTCCGTTCAGCCGTGGCGACTACCTCGCACGGAGCCAGCAAGAGCTGTTCGCACGCCTCGACCGAGAGCCCGGAATGGCTGCACGTCTCTGGTTCGAGGCTGTGAGCGACCGCAACGCCAGCTATATGGCGGAAGCCCGGGGCGGGATGCAACGCGAGGATGGCTCCTCGGAGGAAGACCTTCTCGAGAAGGGATACGCAGGGGTCGCGATCGGTGTCATGCGGGCGATCGTCCAAGGTCAGAGCGCCACCATGATCCTCAATGTGCGCAACGGGTCCACGATCGCGGGACTCCCCGACGATGCGGTGATCGAGGTGCCGGCCTCAGTGGACTCGATGGGCGTGCATGCCCTTCCTGCTGCCGCCCCGGACCTGGACCAGTTGGGCCTCATGCAACAGGTCAAAGCGGTGGAACGGCATGCAATCGCAGCGGCGGTCCACGGCGATCGTTCGGAGGCGCTGAAGGCATTCGCGCTGCACCCGCTGGTTGACTCCGTAAGTGTCGGCACGCACCTGCTGGCCGGCTACCTCGAGCGCATCCCGGGGTTCGCGGCTGCGCCGGCCGTCTGA
- a CDS encoding PIG-L deacetylase family protein has translation MTAAEETAPLRVLAIAAHPDDVDFNAAGTVAKWVREGMEVTYLLVTSGDVGGFGSVPRDQIVSTRRKEQIWAARALGVEDVRFLEDYRDGDVEVTPALVRDLTRVIRQVRPHRVLSLSPERDWFRVHQGHPDHLATGEATARAVYPAARNPFAFPELISDEGLDAWTVQELWLMAHPNPNHGEDVTEVFDVKIRALQHHASQLPEPESLEERLRSRMTRSAQRLGAPEGRLVESFLKVDVS, from the coding sequence GTGACGGCAGCCGAAGAAACCGCACCTCTCCGAGTGCTCGCGATTGCGGCCCATCCCGACGACGTGGACTTCAACGCCGCGGGCACTGTGGCGAAGTGGGTGCGCGAGGGAATGGAGGTCACCTACCTCCTTGTCACCTCGGGTGACGTCGGCGGGTTCGGAAGCGTTCCGCGAGATCAGATCGTCTCCACACGGCGAAAGGAGCAGATCTGGGCGGCGCGTGCCCTCGGGGTCGAGGACGTCCGGTTCCTCGAGGACTATCGCGACGGCGACGTAGAAGTCACCCCAGCCCTCGTACGGGACCTCACTCGTGTGATCCGCCAGGTTCGCCCGCATCGAGTCCTCTCCCTTAGCCCCGAGCGGGACTGGTTCCGCGTGCATCAGGGGCACCCGGATCATCTCGCTACGGGCGAGGCCACGGCCCGCGCAGTGTACCCTGCGGCCCGGAATCCATTCGCCTTCCCCGAACTGATCTCCGACGAAGGACTGGATGCATGGACGGTGCAGGAACTATGGCTGATGGCCCACCCCAATCCCAATCACGGCGAAGACGTGACCGAGGTGTTCGACGTCAAGATCCGTGCGCTGCAGCATCATGCCAGCCAGTTGCCGGAGCCGGAGAGCCTGGAGGAGCGACTGCGGTCCCGGATGACGCGCAGCGCACAGAGGCTCGGGGCGCCGGAAGGCAGGCTCGTCGAATCTTTCCTCAAGGTGGACGTCAGTTGA
- a CDS encoding carbohydrate ABC transporter permease produces MKRSISASRRRGDRIGYALLAPSLFGVVIFLLTPIVVVTWLSFQKWDLVAPLKFVGLSNWLAVLGDPTFIDSLMTTVLFVVLVIPAQTALGLFAAVLLSRRLPGSGVFRVIYVIPWVSAPLALGIVWRWIFQPTGGMLNVLLGSHVPWLTLPSLALPAVSIVSIWSQTGYVTLFFMAGLAVIPEQLVEAARIDGAGSTRIFWSIKLPLLRPTLFFVLVTTVISAFQVFDTIYSLTQGGPQNATDIIAYRIYEKAFTGFDLGQAAVTALILFLILVAITVGQQLYFRRRITYDLS; encoded by the coding sequence ATGAAGAGATCGATCAGCGCCTCGCGTCGTCGCGGAGACCGGATCGGGTACGCGCTGCTCGCGCCCAGCCTTTTCGGAGTGGTCATCTTCCTGCTGACGCCGATCGTGGTGGTCACCTGGCTCAGCTTCCAGAAATGGGATCTTGTCGCACCGCTGAAGTTCGTCGGGCTGTCGAACTGGCTGGCGGTTCTGGGCGACCCTACCTTCATCGACTCGCTCATGACGACCGTCCTGTTCGTAGTCCTCGTCATTCCTGCTCAGACCGCGCTAGGGCTGTTCGCCGCGGTGCTCCTCTCCCGACGTCTGCCTGGCTCCGGCGTGTTCAGGGTGATCTACGTCATTCCCTGGGTGTCCGCGCCGCTCGCGCTCGGCATCGTCTGGAGGTGGATCTTCCAGCCCACAGGGGGGATGCTGAACGTGCTCTTGGGTTCCCATGTCCCGTGGCTGACGCTCCCATCGCTGGCGCTGCCGGCGGTCTCCATCGTCAGCATCTGGTCCCAGACGGGGTACGTCACGCTGTTCTTCATGGCAGGCCTCGCCGTCATCCCCGAGCAGCTGGTGGAAGCCGCCCGGATTGACGGGGCCGGGTCTACGCGAATCTTCTGGAGCATCAAGCTGCCGCTGCTGCGGCCGACCCTCTTCTTCGTTCTGGTCACCACGGTGATCAGCGCCTTCCAGGTGTTCGACACCATCTACTCCCTGACGCAGGGCGGTCCCCAGAACGCCACTGACATCATTGCCTATCGCATCTACGAAAAGGCATTCACGGGGTTCGACCTCGGCCAGGCCGCAGTGACAGCGCTCATCCTGTTCCTCATCCTCGTGGCCATCACTGTCGGGCAGCAGCTCTACTTCCGCCGGAGGATCACCTATGACCTTAGTTGA
- a CDS encoding carbohydrate ABC transporter permease: MTLVEQTPDTRSAIGAMDRKGRATSRGWGTLATYAILLGGALITLGPFALSIITSFKTPQQFSTESPLSLPAPFTMQNYAGLFSGELVDFGHSIIVTAGYVLVVLVGQLTFSILAAFAFARLRFPGRDVLFWLYLSTLMIPAVVTVVPLYLMLTEAGLRNTFWGIVLPYMFGSPYAIFLLREYFRGIPEEIVDAARIDGAGTWRILTRIMVPLSRPIIVTLTIITIVTHWNNFLWPLIITGSPSLSVITVATASMQSQYNGNWTIVMAATTLAMAPLIIIFLIFNRQIVNSIAITSFR, from the coding sequence ATGACCTTAGTTGAGCAGACGCCAGACACCCGATCCGCCATTGGGGCCATGGACCGCAAGGGCCGTGCGACGTCTCGAGGCTGGGGGACGCTCGCTACCTACGCGATCCTTCTGGGGGGCGCGCTGATCACGCTCGGACCGTTCGCGCTGAGCATCATCACGTCGTTCAAGACCCCCCAGCAGTTCTCCACCGAATCTCCGCTGTCGCTGCCCGCGCCATTCACCATGCAGAACTATGCCGGTCTCTTCAGCGGTGAGCTGGTGGATTTCGGCCACTCGATCATTGTTACTGCCGGGTATGTTCTCGTTGTGCTGGTCGGGCAGCTCACCTTCTCCATCCTGGCGGCGTTTGCCTTTGCCCGGCTCCGCTTCCCTGGCCGTGACGTACTCTTCTGGCTCTATCTTTCGACCCTCATGATTCCTGCTGTCGTCACGGTGGTTCCGCTCTACCTGATGCTCACCGAGGCGGGTCTGCGCAACACCTTCTGGGGGATAGTGCTCCCGTACATGTTTGGATCGCCCTACGCGATCTTCCTGTTGCGGGAGTACTTCCGAGGCATCCCGGAAGAAATTGTCGATGCCGCGCGGATAGACGGAGCCGGCACGTGGAGGATCCTGACGCGGATCATGGTCCCGCTCTCGCGGCCCATCATTGTGACGCTGACGATCATCACCATTGTTACGCACTGGAACAATTTTCTGTGGCCTCTCATCATCACGGGCAGCCCGTCGTTGAGCGTCATCACCGTCGCGACAGCGAGCATGCAGAGCCAGTACAACGGGAACTGGACCATTGTCATGGCAGCCACGACTCTGGCGATGGCGCCGCTCATCATCATCTTTCTGATCTTCAACCGGCAGATCGTGAATTCGATTGCGATCACGAGCTTCCGTTAG
- a CDS encoding ABC transporter substrate-binding protein, which yields MGSSRITLAIGAIAAAALALTGCTGANSSPGSTTVTFRLWDKNAAAAYETSFAEFHKQNPEITVKVDVVPWANYWTKLRTDVAGGSADDVYWINKSNYLSYARAGDLIDVGSIYGSDAASAEQGWEPAVVKQFTDGGKLWGVPQLSDGGIGVYYNKKLLADAGISPADISHLTWNPSGENDTLIKTTQKLTKDSSGKTADQAGFNPSNATQWGYSCAQDGQAIMLPFVGSAGGTMQDPQTADFTFTNPKTVTAFQYMVDLINKYHVSPSAADTNGNGNYTLDAFLQGKIALFQSGLYNMANISKSAKFAWGTAMLPAGPAGAVSVTNGIVAVGNVKTSHQAATEKVLKWIGTKEGNAPIGATGANLPGVTAAQQSYFDYWKGQGVDVSPFFDVVKNKPTIPAYAGQNFTPASTAAKPFLDQVFLGQLPVQSGLQQAQDAGNKAMNG from the coding sequence ATGGGATCCTCACGCATCACATTGGCGATTGGCGCAATCGCAGCGGCGGCGCTGGCGCTGACTGGGTGCACCGGCGCCAACTCCTCGCCGGGCAGCACCACGGTCACGTTCCGTCTATGGGACAAGAATGCCGCAGCGGCCTACGAGACCTCGTTCGCCGAGTTCCACAAGCAGAACCCCGAGATCACCGTCAAAGTCGACGTCGTACCGTGGGCGAACTACTGGACCAAACTGCGCACGGACGTCGCCGGCGGAAGCGCCGATGACGTCTACTGGATCAACAAGTCGAACTATCTCAGCTACGCCAGAGCAGGGGACCTCATCGATGTCGGCTCGATCTACGGCTCGGATGCAGCCTCCGCCGAGCAGGGCTGGGAGCCCGCCGTCGTGAAGCAGTTCACGGACGGCGGCAAGCTCTGGGGAGTCCCACAGCTCTCCGACGGCGGTATCGGCGTGTACTACAACAAGAAGCTGCTCGCCGACGCAGGAATTTCCCCGGCCGACATATCCCACCTCACATGGAACCCCTCAGGTGAGAACGACACACTGATCAAGACGACACAGAAGCTCACCAAGGACAGTTCGGGCAAGACCGCAGACCAGGCCGGATTCAATCCGAGCAATGCGACCCAGTGGGGCTACAGCTGTGCTCAGGACGGCCAGGCCATTATGCTGCCTTTCGTCGGCTCGGCCGGCGGCACGATGCAGGACCCGCAGACTGCAGACTTCACCTTCACGAATCCGAAGACGGTCACCGCCTTCCAGTACATGGTCGACCTCATCAACAAGTACCACGTCTCGCCGAGCGCAGCCGACACCAATGGAAACGGGAACTACACGCTGGACGCCTTCCTGCAGGGCAAGATCGCGCTCTTCCAGTCCGGCCTCTACAACATGGCGAACATCTCCAAGTCCGCGAAGTTCGCGTGGGGCACAGCGATGCTCCCCGCCGGACCGGCCGGAGCGGTCAGCGTCACCAACGGGATCGTCGCCGTCGGCAACGTGAAAACCTCCCACCAGGCCGCCACGGAGAAAGTGCTCAAGTGGATCGGGACCAAAGAGGGCAACGCTCCGATCGGCGCCACCGGGGCGAACCTGCCCGGCGTAACGGCCGCCCAGCAGTCCTACTTCGACTACTGGAAAGGCCAGGGAGTGGATGTGTCGCCGTTCTTCGACGTAGTGAAGAACAAGCCGACGATCCCGGCCTACGCCGGACAGAATTTCACACCGGCCTCCACCGCGGCCAAGCCGTTCCTCGACCAGGTGTTCCTCGGACAGCTGCCCGTGCAGAGCGGGCTCCAACAGGCACAGGACGCCGGCAACAAGGCAATGAACGGCTGA
- a CDS encoding glucosamine-6-phosphate deaminase, protein MEVIRTASAREAGAAAAAVVANCIVENPRAVLGLATGSSPLPTYEALQEKNLDLDGVKAFALDEYVGLGPGHEQRYRHVIRREVIQPLGLRPSLVRVPDGLAPAPEDEAARFETSIRCAGGIDLQILGIGTNGHLGFNEPGSSFSSRTRVVELAETTRRDNARFFDSPDEVPTHAITQGLGTIFEARHLLLVANGPHKAQAVARAVQGPITEAFPASMIQRHPHVTIVLDRSSARFVGT, encoded by the coding sequence GTGGAAGTTATCAGAACGGCCTCGGCCCGGGAGGCCGGCGCAGCGGCTGCCGCGGTTGTCGCGAACTGCATCGTGGAAAACCCACGAGCCGTCCTGGGCCTTGCGACAGGTTCATCGCCGCTACCGACATACGAGGCGCTGCAGGAGAAGAACCTCGATCTTGACGGCGTCAAGGCGTTCGCCCTTGACGAATACGTGGGGCTCGGCCCGGGCCACGAACAGCGTTATCGGCACGTAATTCGGAGGGAGGTGATACAGCCCCTCGGCCTCCGTCCCTCCCTCGTTCGGGTGCCCGATGGGCTTGCTCCCGCCCCGGAGGACGAAGCCGCACGATTCGAGACGTCCATACGGTGCGCTGGAGGAATCGACCTGCAAATCCTCGGAATAGGGACGAATGGCCACCTTGGCTTCAATGAGCCGGGGTCGTCGTTCTCCTCGCGAACACGGGTCGTCGAATTGGCGGAAACGACGAGGAGGGACAATGCACGCTTCTTCGATTCGCCTGACGAGGTTCCCACCCATGCCATCACCCAAGGACTCGGCACCATCTTCGAAGCCCGGCACCTGCTGCTCGTCGCCAACGGACCGCATAAGGCACAAGCAGTTGCACGAGCGGTCCAGGGACCGATCACCGAAGCCTTCCCCGCCTCCATGATCCAACGCCATCCTCACGTCACGATCGTCCTCGACCGGTCTTCGGCCCGGTTCGTAGGCACTTGA
- a CDS encoding AAA family ATPase, with protein sequence MVLFDEVEKACPTVVRTLLPIMDNGLPPLASENETIGFGDCCVLMTFNLRPTLVARRRVGACGQRSRPSSGLLVGRVPT encoded by the coding sequence ATCGTTCTCTTCGACGAGGTCGAGAAAGCGTGCCCGACGGTCGTGCGCACGCTGCTGCCGATCATGGACAACGGCTTGCCACCCCTGGCCAGCGAGAACGAGACCATCGGCTTCGGAGACTGCTGCGTGCTCATGACCTTCAACCTCCGCCCCACCCTCGTCGCCCGCCGACGCGTTGGCGCTTGCGGGCAGCGGTCCAGGCCCTCGAGCGGGCTGTTGGTCGGTCGGGTGCCGACATGA
- a CDS encoding Fic family protein produces the protein MREFDAELGAGIAPFASVLLRTESVSSSMIENVSASARSVAMAELGDTSKRNATLVVDNVAGMKAALAAADDTTPQSILAMHRALMVHADPDQAGRWRQEPVWIGTSARNPVGADYVAPRFERVPALIEDLADFVRRDDIQVLAHAMLAHAQFETIHPFTDGNGRTGRALLQAILRGKGLTRNVTVPISAGLLVDVRAYHRALDAYREGQPDEIVQMGSVAAFRAIENGRRLAADITRAREGWNGKVTARADNAVWRVMDLLERQPVVTSRVVEDELGLARNTAWRAMTMLEEAGVVVGVNKHKMGRNWRSEEVLRALDAFAQRAGRRGRTD, from the coding sequence GTGCGGGAATTCGACGCCGAGCTGGGGGCAGGCATCGCGCCGTTCGCCTCGGTCCTGCTGCGGACCGAGTCGGTGTCCTCGTCGATGATCGAGAACGTCTCGGCCAGCGCGCGAAGCGTCGCCATGGCCGAGCTGGGCGACACCTCCAAGCGCAATGCCACCCTCGTCGTGGACAACGTGGCGGGGATGAAGGCTGCCCTTGCCGCGGCGGACGACACGACCCCGCAGAGCATCCTCGCCATGCACCGGGCCCTCATGGTCCACGCCGACCCGGACCAGGCAGGCCGCTGGCGGCAGGAGCCGGTGTGGATCGGCACGAGCGCCCGGAACCCCGTGGGTGCCGACTACGTCGCGCCCAGGTTCGAGCGGGTCCCTGCCCTCATCGAGGACCTCGCCGACTTCGTCCGCCGGGACGACATCCAGGTGCTCGCGCACGCGATGCTCGCCCATGCCCAGTTCGAGACCATCCATCCCTTCACCGACGGCAACGGCCGCACCGGGCGCGCGCTACTGCAGGCGATCCTGCGCGGGAAGGGGCTGACCCGGAACGTGACCGTGCCGATCTCCGCCGGGCTCCTCGTCGACGTGCGCGCCTACCACCGCGCGCTGGACGCCTACCGCGAGGGCCAGCCGGACGAGATCGTGCAGATGGGGTCCGTTGCCGCGTTCCGGGCCATCGAGAACGGCCGCCGCCTGGCCGCCGACATCACCCGGGCCCGCGAGGGCTGGAACGGGAAGGTCACAGCCCGGGCCGACAACGCCGTCTGGAGGGTCATGGACCTGCTGGAGCGCCAGCCCGTCGTGACCTCGCGGGTCGTCGAGGATGAGCTCGGGCTCGCCCGCAACACGGCCTGGCGCGCGATGACGATGCTCGAAGAGGCCGGGGTCGTCGTCGGGGTCAACAAGCACAAAATGGGCCGCAACTGGCGCTCAGAGGAGGTCCTCAGGGCGCTCGACGCGTTCGCGCAGCGCGCGGGACGCCGTGGCCGCACCGACTGA
- a CDS encoding IS481 family transposase, whose amino-acid sequence MSHRNARLTVHGRKLIVDRHRAGWKTAHIAAAMGVSRKCVKTWIDRHRAEGEAGLETRSSRPHSMPTRTAPEVEQQVLAARAEHRQGPDVLGPKLGVPARTVSRILRRHGVPRLRECDPMTGEVIRSSKQTAVRYERQRPGELVHMDVKKIGRIPDGGGWRALGREATVDHKHKKTLIGDDYVHSLVDDHSRLAYSEILPDEKGPTCAGFLERAAAYFAAKGIVRIERLMTDNAFAYRYSNDLKRVCAALEIRQKFIRPHCPWQNGKVERLNRTLATAWAYRQAFTSNEQRTAALAPWIEHYNTERCHSALGGKPPTSRLQPTC is encoded by the coding sequence ATGTCCCACCGTAATGCCCGCCTGACCGTCCATGGCCGAAAGCTGATCGTCGACCGGCACCGGGCCGGATGGAAGACGGCCCACATTGCCGCCGCGATGGGCGTCTCCCGCAAGTGCGTGAAGACCTGGATCGACCGGCACAGGGCCGAAGGCGAGGCCGGCCTGGAAACCCGCTCCTCACGTCCGCACTCGATGCCCACCCGGACCGCGCCCGAGGTCGAGCAGCAGGTCCTCGCCGCCCGGGCCGAGCACCGGCAGGGTCCCGACGTGCTCGGGCCGAAACTCGGCGTCCCGGCCAGGACTGTGTCGCGGATCCTGCGCCGGCACGGCGTGCCGCGCCTGCGCGAGTGCGATCCGATGACCGGGGAGGTGATCCGTTCCTCGAAGCAGACCGCGGTCCGCTACGAGCGTCAGCGGCCCGGCGAGCTGGTGCATATGGATGTGAAGAAGATCGGGCGCATCCCCGACGGCGGCGGCTGGCGCGCACTCGGCAGGGAAGCGACCGTGGACCACAAGCACAAGAAGACACTGATCGGCGACGACTACGTCCACTCGCTGGTCGATGACCACTCCCGGCTGGCCTACTCCGAGATCCTCCCGGACGAGAAGGGCCCCACCTGCGCCGGCTTCCTCGAACGGGCCGCGGCCTACTTCGCGGCCAAGGGCATCGTCCGGATCGAGCGGCTCATGACCGACAACGCCTTCGCCTACCGCTACTCCAACGACCTCAAACGCGTCTGCGCCGCACTGGAGATCAGACAGAAGTTCATCCGCCCCCACTGCCCCTGGCAGAACGGCAAAGTCGAAAGACTCAACCGCACCCTGGCCACGGCGTGGGCCTACCGCCAGGCGTTCACCAGCAACGAGCAGCGGACAGCAGCCCTTGCACCCTGGATCGAGCACTACAACACTGAACGCTGTCACAGCGCACTCGGAGGCAAACCCCCGACCAGCCGACTGCAACCAACCTGCTGA
- a CDS encoding FAD-binding oxidoreductase: protein MGTERFDVLRGQVRGQVIEGDDPEYEVARHVFNGMVDRRPAAILRVSQVADVMAAVRFAHGLGIDVALRGGGHSAPGFGTVDGGLVLDFSARRGVRVDPAARTARVEAGATWADFNHATHAFGLASTGGIIGTTGVAGLTLGAGSATWPGSTDSRATT from the coding sequence ATGGGTACCGAGCGCTTCGATGTTCTCCGCGGCCAGGTCCGCGGCCAGGTCATAGAGGGCGATGATCCCGAGTACGAGGTGGCGCGCCACGTCTTCAACGGCATGGTGGACCGGCGGCCCGCCGCGATCCTGCGGGTGTCTCAGGTCGCCGACGTCATGGCGGCCGTCCGGTTCGCCCACGGGCTCGGCATCGACGTTGCCCTCCGGGGCGGCGGCCACAGCGCGCCGGGTTTCGGGACGGTCGACGGCGGGCTCGTCCTCGACTTCTCGGCCCGCCGCGGAGTCCGGGTCGACCCCGCGGCGAGGACGGCCCGCGTCGAGGCGGGCGCGACTTGGGCCGACTTCAATCACGCGACCCACGCGTTCGGCCTCGCGAGCACGGGTGGCATCATCGGCACGACCGGCGTCGCCGGCCTGACTCTGGGGGCGGGATCGGCTACCTGGCCCGGAAGCACGGACTCTCGTGCGACAACCTGA